The genomic interval AGTTCATCACGGTACGACTGACTTAAAAGCGCGTCGTCGGGAAGTATTTTGAAATTAGCCAGCGTCATGTCTTCCAGCTCTTTTTTTGCGAAGGATCTAATTTTGTTACCCTGTTGCGGCGCATGATCCTTTCCTGCATAGCCTGCCGGATTATTGCAGGTTCCGTTTCAGTCGTAGCTGTAACATAAGCATCAAAAGCAGGTGATGCAGGATTTGCAGTTTTGAATTTTTCATAGGCACTTGTCCTGATTTGTTTCAGACTATCGCTTTGCTGTATTACACTTTTATTGTCGATCTGAGAAGGTTTATATCCGAATACAGGCAAATACTGGTATTGGTTTTCAAGAAAATAATTTTTCAGGAAATCCTGGTAATTAGCATTTTTACCCGAAAACAAAACGGTACCGTTTCCTGGAAAATTAACTGATAGATCATCACCCGGCTGGATAAAAAGCATCCAGGTTTTACTCGTGCCTCCACCGCTATATTGAAGCCGCATCATTTTGGGTTCTTTCAGCTGTATCACTGTTTTCAGATTCGTTTCTTCCATGAAATTGACAGATTCGATGGTTTTCAATTCTATATCTGCCAGTCCGATTCCCAGGTTGGGGTGAAAATGAACATCTTCAAGAATCAACGTTGCAACGGCAGGAGAAGATTTTGGAGCACTTACAGTAATATTTGCAGTATTCTGAGCGTAAGAAATCAGGCTCGATAGTGTGAGAAGTAATACACTTAATTTTTTCATAAAAAATAGAAAAGGATATTGATGGTGTATACCAGTGTGTAAAAAGTGTGCCAATATACGTAAGAACTGTGTTTGATTTCATTATCCTGATTTTCAGAATTTGATCAAATTTGAACTTACTTAAACCTGAATCCCCTTTTGTTCCGTTAAATTAGCTTTTTAATTCTTGCCGCTTTTCCATGAACCGCATATCCTTATTCCAGTTTACAACTTTCCGTTCAAATTTTGACGGAGAATTCTATTTTGATGATTCAACACTGCATGCTGCACAAAAAGCTATTTATGCAACGGATGCGTCGGTATATCAGGAAATGCCATTGGCAGTTGCCTTGCCCAGAACGGTAGAAGCTATTTGTGCACTCATAAGGTTTGCCAATGAACAAAAAGTAACTTTAATTCCCAGAGCAGCTGGAACTTCCTTGGCCGGGCAGGTTGTAGGAAATGGGATTGTGGTGGATATCTCCAAACATTTTGGTGCAATTCTGGAAATAAATGCAGAAGAAAAATGGGTAAGAGTGCAGCCGGGTGTAATACGTGACGACCTGAACAAACACCTGGCAAAATATGGCTTGCTATTCGGTCCTGAAACCTCAACTGCAAGCCGGGCGATGATAGGAGGAATGATCGGAAACAATTCATGCGGGTTACATTCCATAACATGGGGAGCTACACGGGATCATTTACTGGAAGTAAAAGCATTGTTGTCTGACGGATCCGAAACAACATTTAAAAATTCGGATGCGGATGATTATATAAAAAAAGTATCAGGCAGGACAATTGAAAGTAAACGCGAACAGGCTATTCTGGCTGGTATGTGGGGCATGTTATCCAATCCGGTAGATGCGGAACTGATCAAAAAACAATTTGCGAAACCAACTGTTACCCGTCGAAATTCCGGATATGCGTTGGACGCACTCGTCAATAATTTTTCCCGGAACCAGATCAACCTGTGTAATCTCATTGCTGGTTCAGAAGGTACACTTTGTTTCGTTACCGAAGCTAAACTTGCCCTTGTTGACGTTCCGCCTGCGTCAGTTGGAGTAGTCTGCGTACATGTCAATTCGCTTGCGGAATCTCTTCTTGCCAATCGTGTTGCCATGAAACACCGTCCTAAAGCATCTGAATTGGTCGACAGATATATCATGGATTTTACCAAAGATCATACCGTTTATTCCCAAAACCGTTTCTTTATTGAGGGCGATCCGGCGGCATTGCTGATGATAGAATTTTGGGGTAAAACAGATGAAGAAGTTAAACTTCAGTCTGATCCTTTAATTAAAGAATTAATGGCGGAAGGGCTTGGTTATGCCTATCCTTTGCTTTTTGGGGATGAGGCTAATAAAGCCTGGGAAATCCGGAAAGCGGGTTTAGGCCTCATACGGAATCTTCCCGGTGATACGCAACCTGTAAACCTGATTGAAGATTGTGCCGTAGCTGTTGAAGATCTGCCGGCTTATATTTCTGATCTTGAAATATTATTGAAAGAGCATCAGCTTCATGCTTCCTATTATGCACATGCCGGTGCAGGGGAACTACATGTAGAACCGATGATCAATCTGAAAACGAGTGAAGGGAAACAGAAATTCAGGAATGTGCTGGCGGACACGGCAAAACTGGTGAAAAAATACAATGGAGCACTTTCCGGTGAACATGGTGATGGCCGGTTACGTGGGGAGTTCATACCATTTATGATGGGTGAGGAGGTATACGAAATGTTTCGACAGGTAAAACGGATCTGGGATCCAAACGGGATTTTCAATGCTAACAAGATTGTGGATACGCCTCCGATGAACGAATTTCTGAGGTATGAACAGGATAAGAATGCGCCTGTTATCAACACAACATTTGATTTCTCAGGCCAGGAAAGTATGCTGCGTATGGCTGAAAAATGCAGTGGGTCAGGTGATTGCCGTAAGACAGAACTAACTGGCGGTACCATGTGTCCGAGTTATATGGCAACGCGCAGCGAACGCGATACAACGCGTGCAAGGGCTAACATTTTGAGACGATATTTAACTCCTCAAACTTCACCGGCTACTTCTGCTGAAATGGTAAAAGAAGTCCTGGATCTGTGTTTGTCGTGCAAAGGGTGTAAATCCGAATGTCCATCCAGTGTGGATGTGGGCAAAATGAAAGCA from Dyadobacter sp. NIV53 carries:
- a CDS encoding FAD-binding and (Fe-S)-binding domain-containing protein; the protein is MNRISLFQFTTFRSNFDGEFYFDDSTLHAAQKAIYATDASVYQEMPLAVALPRTVEAICALIRFANEQKVTLIPRAAGTSLAGQVVGNGIVVDISKHFGAILEINAEEKWVRVQPGVIRDDLNKHLAKYGLLFGPETSTASRAMIGGMIGNNSCGLHSITWGATRDHLLEVKALLSDGSETTFKNSDADDYIKKVSGRTIESKREQAILAGMWGMLSNPVDAELIKKQFAKPTVTRRNSGYALDALVNNFSRNQINLCNLIAGSEGTLCFVTEAKLALVDVPPASVGVVCVHVNSLAESLLANRVAMKHRPKASELVDRYIMDFTKDHTVYSQNRFFIEGDPAALLMIEFWGKTDEEVKLQSDPLIKELMAEGLGYAYPLLFGDEANKAWEIRKAGLGLIRNLPGDTQPVNLIEDCAVAVEDLPAYISDLEILLKEHQLHASYYAHAGAGELHVEPMINLKTSEGKQKFRNVLADTAKLVKKYNGALSGEHGDGRLRGEFIPFMMGEEVYEMFRQVKRIWDPNGIFNANKIVDTPPMNEFLRYEQDKNAPVINTTFDFSGQESMLRMAEKCSGSGDCRKTELTGGTMCPSYMATRSERDTTRARANILRRYLTPQTSPATSAEMVKEVLDLCLSCKGCKSECPSSVDVGKMKAEFTQQYYEAHGIPVRSKLIANFSKQMKLASIAPWVFNGVFGTPALRKIANKLVGFHPERSMPLLHPTTLKHWWEKRAVHRAEKSGPLRGEEGHLKSSSSIHPFVPSCKVYLFCDEFTNYNDVEIGKKAIQLLEKLGYEVLIPEHTESGRSYLSKGFVKEAQKLAVKNVGSLADLITYDTPLIGIEPSAILSFRDEYIDLVPEHLKESAARISAHTLLFEEFIAREIDAKRINKSVFNTEKRLIKLHGHCHQKALSTMSASKKALSFPENYHVQLIPSGCCGMAGSFGYEEEHYDVSMQIGELVLFPTVRQQPEDVIIAASGTSCRHQIKDGTGRKAKHPIEILWDALKV